A single genomic interval of Rhodopseudomonas palustris harbors:
- a CDS encoding cold-shock protein — MGSDGFESKRPGVLPAASAAKPRAAEFPVGDFSPRDFGAGAHGDLSAPRDLNPRDAFTGLGEAANLVEISGVIKWFDASKGYGFVVPDNGWPDVLLHVTVLRRDGYQTAYEGARIVVECVQRAKGYQAFRIVSMDESTAIHPAQMLPARTHVSVTPTSGLERAQVKWFNRLRGFGFLTCGEGTPDIFVHMETLRRYGMTELRPGQYVLVRFGPGSKGMMAAEIQPENGAPGLSSH; from the coding sequence ATGGGGTCGGACGGATTTGAGTCCAAAAGGCCGGGCGTTTTGCCCGCAGCCAGCGCTGCGAAGCCGAGAGCAGCGGAGTTTCCGGTAGGCGATTTCTCGCCGCGGGACTTCGGAGCCGGAGCGCATGGCGACCTTTCGGCTCCCCGCGATCTAAATCCGCGCGATGCCTTTACCGGTCTTGGCGAAGCCGCGAACCTCGTCGAGATCAGCGGCGTCATCAAGTGGTTCGACGCCTCGAAGGGCTACGGCTTCGTGGTTCCGGACAACGGCTGGCCCGACGTGCTGCTGCACGTCACGGTGCTGCGCCGCGACGGCTATCAGACCGCCTATGAGGGCGCCCGCATCGTCGTCGAGTGCGTGCAGCGCGCCAAGGGCTACCAGGCGTTCCGCATCGTCTCGATGGACGAGTCGACCGCGATCCATCCGGCGCAGATGCTGCCGGCGCGCACCCATGTCAGCGTGACGCCGACCAGCGGGCTGGAGCGCGCGCAGGTCAAGTGGTTCAACCGGCTGCGCGGGTTCGGCTTCCTGACCTGCGGTGAGGGCACGCCGGACATCTTCGTGCACATGGAAACGCTGCGCCGCTACGGCATGACCGAGCTGCGGCCGGGCCAGTATGTGCTGGTGCGGTTCGGGCCGGGCTCGAAGGGCATGATGGCTGCCGAGATCCAGCCGGAGAACGGCGCACCCGGCCTGTCCTCGCACTGA
- a CDS encoding DUF192 domain-containing protein, producing MQASEMFKFRRLRWLGALAMALMLCGLLVRGAVAAQMQSLEIVGKTGVHVFTVEIATTDQEREVGLMYRKSLPDGQGMLFDFRPEQQVSMWMKNTYIPLDMIFIRGDGTILRIAENTEPLSTRIIASGGPVAGVLEVSGGTAKKLGIAAGDRVAHPLFKSR from the coding sequence ATGCAGGCTTCTGAAATGTTCAAGTTCCGCCGGCTGCGGTGGCTGGGTGCGCTCGCGATGGCGCTGATGCTGTGCGGCCTTCTGGTGCGCGGCGCGGTGGCGGCGCAGATGCAGTCGCTGGAGATCGTCGGCAAGACCGGCGTGCACGTGTTTACCGTCGAGATCGCCACCACCGATCAGGAGCGGGAAGTCGGCCTGATGTACCGCAAGAGCCTGCCGGACGGGCAGGGCATGCTGTTCGACTTCCGCCCCGAGCAGCAGGTGTCGATGTGGATGAAGAACACCTACATCCCGCTCGACATGATCTTCATCCGCGGCGACGGCACCATCCTGCGGATCGCCGAGAACACCGAGCCGCTGTCGACCCGGATCATTGCCTCGGGCGGGCCGGTCGCGGGCGTGCTCGAGGTCAGCGGCGGCACCGCCAAGAAGCTCGGCATCGCCGCCGGCGACCGGGTGGCGCATCCGCTGTTCAAGTCGCGCTGA
- a CDS encoding glycosyltransferase family 4 protein: MKIALAIVSLFPSGGLQRDCMGIARRLMARGHDVTILASRRQGELPTDLKIELLPVSAWSNHGRDLRFAEAAAQRKPAFDRLAGFGKLTDLDVLYCADGCDKARPARWSDRFTARRRIKLGLEAASFAPGRPTQCLLLSQNQLDSFQQAWGTEPERLALMPPTIDPGRRHPEFRTDGTRERIRGELGIVGDTVVWLAVAAHPLTKGLDRAVAALVAFPEARLVVAGVADDSKQGRLMRRLSGEAKVSDRITLLGMRRDIPELMAGADLLIHPARVDTTGTAILEAVVNGLPVITTAVCGYARHVAAADAGVVLPEPFGPGNLSEALRQASAPGRRASWSENGDRYGASHDLYSGLDCAAAIIAGETAGTPLS, translated from the coding sequence ATGAAGATCGCGCTGGCGATCGTGTCGCTGTTCCCGAGCGGCGGGCTGCAGCGAGACTGTATGGGCATCGCCCGGCGGCTGATGGCGCGCGGCCACGACGTCACCATCCTGGCCTCACGGCGGCAGGGCGAGCTGCCGACCGACCTGAAGATTGAGCTGCTGCCGGTCAGCGCCTGGAGCAATCACGGCCGGGACTTGCGCTTTGCCGAAGCGGCAGCGCAGCGCAAACCGGCATTCGACCGGCTCGCCGGCTTCGGCAAACTGACCGATCTCGACGTGCTGTACTGCGCCGATGGCTGTGACAAGGCGCGTCCGGCGCGGTGGTCCGATCGCTTCACCGCGCGCCGCCGGATCAAGCTTGGGCTGGAGGCCGCGAGTTTCGCGCCCGGACGGCCGACGCAGTGCCTGCTGCTCAGCCAGAATCAGCTCGACAGCTTCCAGCAGGCCTGGGGCACTGAGCCGGAGCGGCTGGCGCTGATGCCGCCGACGATCGATCCCGGCCGGCGGCATCCGGAGTTTCGCACTGACGGCACCCGCGAGCGGATCCGCGGCGAGCTCGGGATCGTCGGCGATACCGTCGTTTGGCTGGCGGTGGCGGCACATCCTCTGACCAAGGGGCTCGACCGTGCGGTGGCGGCGCTTGTGGCGTTCCCGGAGGCGCGGCTGGTGGTGGCCGGTGTGGCAGATGACAGCAAGCAGGGGCGGCTGATGCGCCGGCTTTCCGGTGAAGCCAAGGTGTCGGATCGGATCACCTTGCTCGGCATGCGCCGCGACATTCCCGAATTGATGGCGGGGGCGGATTTGCTGATCCATCCGGCTCGGGTCGACACCACCGGCACCGCGATCCTGGAGGCGGTGGTGAACGGCCTGCCGGTGATCACCACCGCGGTGTGCGGCTATGCGCGCCACGTCGCAGCAGCCGATGCCGGCGTGGTGCTGCCGGAGCCGTTCGGGCCCGGCAACCTGAGCGAGGCATTGCGTCAGGCGTCGGCACCGGGGCGCCGCGCGTCATGGAGCGAGAACGGCGACCGCTATGGCGCCAGCCACGATCTCTATTCCGGGCTCGACTGTGCCGCCGCGATCATCGCCGGCGAGACTGCCGGCACGCCGCTGTCCTGA
- a CDS encoding OpgC domain-containing protein, with protein sequence MEIQAILPSKGRDLRLDLFRGVANWAIYLDHIPNNVVNWITTRNWGFSDAADLFVFISGYTASFVYAKMMLERGFIVGGTRLTKRVWQLYVAHIVLFVIYIVAIGYVAQRFSDPEIINEFNVAGLIANPIETLRQGLLLKFKPVNLDVLPLYIVLMGLFPPVLWLMLRRPDAVMIGSFVLYFTARYFEWNLQAFPEGTWYFNPFCWQLLFVFGAWCALGGTVRSRSIIASRGMLWFCLAYLVFALVMTMAGRFQDFGDLFPRWLYDAFNPNDKTNLAPYRFLHFAVIVVLVIRFVPKDWKGLEWRGFDPLIKCGQQSLAVFCVGVFLSFVAHFELTMSSGSLMAQILVSVIGIALMTLVAYYISWSKQQDKPARPAAKPATQAAPAAPAAASGLEAQPARSQLQDSGVPAVSPAMIAAAQSSPE encoded by the coding sequence ATGGAAATTCAGGCCATTCTGCCCAGCAAAGGGCGCGATCTGCGGCTCGACCTGTTCCGCGGCGTCGCCAACTGGGCGATCTACCTGGATCACATCCCGAACAACGTGGTGAACTGGATCACAACCCGGAACTGGGGATTCAGCGACGCCGCCGATCTGTTCGTCTTCATCTCCGGCTACACCGCCTCGTTCGTGTACGCCAAGATGATGCTGGAGCGCGGCTTCATCGTTGGCGGCACCCGGCTGACCAAGCGGGTGTGGCAGCTCTACGTCGCACACATCGTGCTGTTCGTGATCTACATCGTGGCGATCGGCTACGTCGCGCAGCGCTTTTCCGATCCCGAGATCATCAACGAGTTCAACGTCGCCGGCCTCATCGCCAATCCGATCGAGACGCTACGCCAGGGCCTGCTGCTGAAATTCAAGCCGGTCAATCTCGACGTGCTGCCGCTCTACATCGTGCTGATGGGCCTGTTCCCGCCGGTGCTGTGGCTGATGCTGCGCCGTCCCGACGCGGTGATGATCGGCTCGTTCGTGCTGTATTTCACCGCCCGCTATTTCGAATGGAATCTGCAGGCGTTTCCGGAAGGCACCTGGTACTTCAATCCGTTCTGCTGGCAGCTGCTGTTCGTGTTCGGCGCGTGGTGCGCGCTCGGCGGCACGGTGCGGTCGCGCTCGATCATCGCCTCGCGCGGCATGCTGTGGTTCTGCCTGGCGTATCTGGTGTTCGCGCTGGTGATGACGATGGCCGGCCGCTTCCAGGACTTCGGCGACCTGTTCCCGCGCTGGCTGTACGACGCCTTCAATCCCAACGACAAAACCAACCTCGCCCCGTACCGCTTCCTGCATTTCGCGGTGATCGTGGTGCTGGTGATCCGGTTCGTGCCGAAGGACTGGAAGGGTCTGGAATGGCGCGGCTTCGATCCCCTGATCAAATGCGGCCAGCAGTCGCTCGCGGTGTTCTGCGTCGGCGTGTTTCTGTCGTTCGTGGCGCATTTCGAGCTGACCATGAGCTCCGGCTCGCTGATGGCGCAGATCCTGGTCAGCGTCATCGGCATCGCGCTGATGACCCTGGTCGCCTACTACATCTCCTGGTCGAAACAGCAGGACAAACCCGCCCGCCCCGCCGCCAAGCCCGCCACCCAGGCTGCTCCAGCTGCTCCGGCCGCAGCCTCTGGTCTCGAGGCTCAACCGGCGCGGTCGCAGCTTCAGGACAGCGGCGTGCCGGCAGTCTCGCCGGCGATGATCGCGGCGGCACAGTCGAGCCCGGAATAG
- a CDS encoding ETC complex I subunit: MTARIYKPAKNAMQSGTAKTREWQLDYEPETPRTIEPLMGWTSSSDMQQQVSLRFHTRDEAVAYCEREGIPYQLIEPKEPVRRRAAYADNFAFRRPEPWTH; this comes from the coding sequence ATGACCGCACGGATCTACAAGCCCGCCAAGAACGCGATGCAATCCGGGACCGCCAAGACCCGCGAATGGCAGCTCGATTATGAGCCGGAGACGCCGCGCACGATCGAGCCGCTGATGGGCTGGACCTCGTCGTCCGACATGCAGCAGCAGGTGAGCCTGCGCTTCCACACCCGCGACGAGGCGGTGGCCTATTGCGAGCGGGAAGGCATTCCGTATCAGTTGATCGAGCCGAAGGAGCCGGTGCGCCGCCGCGCCGCCTACGCCGACAATTTCGCCTTCCGCCGTCCCGAGCCCTGGACGCACTGA
- a CDS encoding carboxyl transferase domain-containing protein: protein MSLHSKIDPGSADFARNADAMRALVAELNDKLAAVAAGGGEAARAKHTARGKLLPRERVDLLLDPGTAFLELSPLAANGLYGGDVHSASIVTGIGRVMGRECMIVANDATVKGGTYYPMTVKKHLRAQDIARQNNLPCIYMVDSGGAFLPQQDEVFPDERHFGRIFFNQANMSAAGIPQIAVVMGSCTAGGAYVPAMSDESIIVRNQGTIFLGGPPLVKAATGEVVSAEELGGADVHSRQSGVTDHYAQNDAHAIGIARKIVSTLKPAQRPPLNMREPREPLYPAEQLYGIVPAESRKPFDVRDIIARIVDGSEFDEFKKLYGQTLVCGFAHIWGFPVGIIANNGILFSESSLKGAHFIELCCQRGIPLVFLQNITGFMVGKKYEAGGIARDGAKLVTAVATANVPKFTVVIGGSYGAGNYGMCGRAYSPRFLWMWPNARISVMGGEQAAMVLSQLRRDNIEAKGGSWSTEEEEEFRSPIRAQYETQGSPYYATARLWDDGVIDPADTRLVLGLGLSASSNAPIEPTRFGLFRM, encoded by the coding sequence ATGTCGCTGCACTCCAAGATCGATCCCGGTTCGGCCGATTTCGCGCGCAATGCCGATGCGATGCGGGCGCTGGTCGCCGAATTGAACGACAAGCTGGCGGCGGTCGCTGCCGGCGGCGGCGAGGCGGCCCGCGCCAAACATACCGCGCGCGGCAAGCTGCTGCCGCGCGAGCGCGTTGATCTGCTGCTCGATCCCGGCACCGCGTTTCTCGAACTGTCTCCGCTCGCCGCCAACGGCCTCTACGGCGGGGACGTGCATTCGGCCTCGATCGTCACCGGCATCGGCCGCGTGATGGGCCGCGAGTGCATGATCGTCGCCAACGACGCGACGGTGAAGGGCGGCACCTATTATCCGATGACGGTGAAGAAGCATCTGCGCGCGCAGGACATCGCTCGGCAGAACAACCTGCCGTGCATCTACATGGTCGACTCCGGCGGCGCCTTCCTGCCGCAGCAGGACGAGGTCTTTCCCGACGAGCGCCACTTCGGCCGGATCTTCTTCAACCAGGCGAATATGTCGGCTGCCGGCATTCCGCAGATCGCGGTGGTGATGGGCTCGTGCACCGCGGGCGGCGCCTATGTGCCGGCGATGTCGGACGAGAGCATCATCGTGCGCAACCAGGGCACCATCTTTCTTGGCGGCCCGCCGCTGGTGAAGGCTGCGACCGGCGAGGTGGTGTCGGCAGAAGAGCTCGGCGGCGCCGACGTGCATTCGCGGCAGTCCGGCGTCACCGATCACTACGCGCAGAACGACGCCCACGCGATCGGTATCGCGCGCAAGATCGTCAGCACCTTGAAGCCCGCGCAGCGGCCGCCTCTCAATATGCGTGAGCCGCGCGAGCCGCTGTATCCGGCCGAGCAGCTCTACGGCATCGTGCCGGCCGAGAGCCGCAAGCCGTTCGACGTGCGCGACATCATCGCCCGGATCGTCGATGGCTCGGAGTTCGACGAGTTCAAGAAGCTGTATGGCCAGACGCTGGTGTGCGGCTTCGCGCACATCTGGGGCTTTCCGGTCGGCATCATCGCCAACAACGGCATCCTGTTCAGCGAGAGCTCGCTGAAGGGCGCGCACTTCATCGAGCTGTGCTGCCAGCGCGGCATTCCGCTGGTGTTCCTGCAGAACATCACCGGGTTCATGGTCGGCAAGAAATACGAGGCCGGCGGCATCGCCCGCGACGGCGCCAAGCTGGTGACGGCTGTCGCGACCGCCAATGTGCCGAAATTCACCGTAGTGATCGGCGGCTCCTATGGTGCCGGCAATTACGGCATGTGCGGCCGGGCCTACTCGCCGCGCTTTTTGTGGATGTGGCCGAACGCGCGGATCTCGGTGATGGGCGGCGAGCAGGCGGCGATGGTGCTGAGCCAGCTCCGCCGCGACAATATCGAGGCCAAGGGCGGCTCGTGGAGCACGGAGGAGGAGGAGGAATTCCGCTCGCCGATCCGCGCGCAATACGAGACGCAAGGCAGCCCGTACTACGCGACCGCGCGGCTGTGGGACGACGGCGTGATCGATCCCGCCGACACGCGGCTGGTGCTCGGGCTCGGGCTATCCGCCTCCAGTAATGCGCCGATCGAGCCGACCAGGTTCGGCCTGTTCCGGATGTGA
- a CDS encoding acetyl/propionyl/methylcrotonyl-CoA carboxylase subunit alpha: MKSTALYRRFRTLLIANRGEIACRVIRTARAMGLRTVAVYSEADAGAQHVAEADEAVLLGPARARDSYLNIERIIQAAKQTGAEAVHPGYGFLSESAEFAQACADAGLVFVGPTPEMITAMGSKSGSKALMEKARVPLVPGYHGAAQDEATLAAAADKIGFPVLVKASAGGGGRGMRVVRKADELSAAIISAKREAKAAFGDDTLLIERYVDNPRHIEVQIVGDSHGNLVSLFERECTLQRRHQKVIEEAPSPTLDAAGREKVCDAARRAAGAVNYVGAGTIEFVSDGKDVFFIEMNTRLQVEHPVTELISGVDLVEWQLRVAFGEALPLKQDQLKLSGHAIEARVYAENPAKNFMPSVGKITTWRTPAEVDGLRIDAGYRGGDSVSPYYDAMLAKVIAWAPTRQAAIDRLDRGLNETDVRGVVTNIPFLSALVTHPEVRANAIDTGFIERHLAALTAAPSALGDLELAAAVAAILRGEDEAAKAEGPSPWRTSGWMPVGRRKRSFLFRRGQGHDHTDHTIELTYGGGSSALTIDGRELAFAWTAAGDGIDVALGDARSRIHAVVDGAELYVRTRSGRFELHLVDPFGGESEEAVGEDKIVAPLPGTVVALLAEVGAKLDKGAPILTLEVMKMEQTLRAPFAGTLTAVKCKVGDIVQEGAELADLEAEEE; the protein is encoded by the coding sequence ATGAAGAGCACCGCCCTGTATCGTCGCTTCCGCACGCTGCTGATCGCCAACCGCGGCGAGATCGCCTGCCGTGTCATCCGCACCGCGCGTGCGATGGGCCTGCGCACCGTCGCGGTGTATTCCGAGGCCGATGCCGGCGCGCAGCACGTTGCCGAGGCCGACGAGGCCGTGCTGCTCGGCCCGGCGCGGGCCCGCGACAGCTACCTCAATATCGAACGCATCATCCAGGCCGCCAAGCAGACCGGCGCAGAGGCGGTGCATCCCGGCTACGGCTTCCTGTCGGAAAGCGCCGAATTCGCGCAGGCCTGTGCGGATGCCGGTCTCGTATTCGTCGGGCCGACGCCGGAGATGATTACCGCGATGGGCTCGAAATCGGGCTCCAAGGCGCTGATGGAAAAGGCCCGCGTGCCGCTGGTGCCGGGCTATCACGGCGCGGCGCAGGACGAGGCAACGCTCGCGGCGGCCGCCGACAAGATCGGTTTTCCGGTGCTGGTGAAGGCCTCGGCCGGTGGTGGTGGCCGCGGCATGCGGGTGGTGCGCAAGGCCGACGAACTCTCCGCCGCGATCATCAGCGCCAAGCGCGAGGCCAAGGCGGCGTTCGGGGACGACACGCTGTTGATCGAGCGTTATGTCGACAATCCGCGCCATATCGAGGTGCAGATCGTCGGAGACAGCCATGGCAATCTCGTCTCGCTGTTTGAACGCGAATGCACGCTGCAGCGTCGCCACCAGAAAGTGATCGAAGAGGCGCCGTCGCCGACGCTCGATGCGGCTGGGCGCGAAAAAGTCTGCGACGCCGCGCGGCGCGCCGCGGGTGCGGTGAACTATGTCGGCGCCGGCACCATCGAGTTCGTCTCCGACGGCAAGGACGTGTTCTTCATCGAGATGAACACCCGCCTGCAGGTGGAGCATCCGGTCACCGAACTGATCTCCGGCGTCGACCTCGTCGAATGGCAGCTCCGCGTCGCGTTCGGCGAAGCGCTGCCGCTGAAGCAGGATCAGCTCAAGCTGAGCGGCCACGCCATCGAGGCGCGGGTATATGCCGAGAACCCGGCGAAGAACTTCATGCCGTCGGTCGGCAAGATCACGACCTGGCGCACGCCGGCCGAGGTCGATGGCCTGCGCATCGATGCCGGCTATCGCGGCGGCGACAGCGTGTCGCCGTATTACGACGCGATGCTCGCCAAGGTGATCGCGTGGGCGCCGACCCGGCAGGCGGCGATCGACCGGCTCGACCGCGGACTGAACGAGACCGACGTCCGCGGCGTCGTCACCAATATCCCGTTTCTCTCGGCGCTGGTCACGCATCCCGAGGTGCGCGCCAACGCCATCGACACCGGTTTCATCGAACGCCATCTCGCAGCGCTCACCGCCGCACCGAGCGCGCTCGGCGATCTCGAACTCGCCGCCGCGGTGGCGGCGATCCTGCGCGGCGAGGACGAAGCCGCCAAGGCAGAAGGTCCGTCGCCATGGCGGACCTCTGGCTGGATGCCGGTCGGCCGGCGCAAGCGCAGCTTCCTGTTCCGTCGCGGGCAGGGGCATGACCACACTGATCACACGATCGAGCTGACCTATGGCGGCGGATCGTCGGCGCTGACCATCGACGGCCGCGAGCTTGCCTTCGCCTGGACCGCTGCTGGCGACGGCATCGATGTGGCACTCGGCGATGCGCGCTCGCGCATCCACGCCGTGGTCGACGGTGCCGAGTTGTATGTGCGCACGCGGAGCGGCCGGTTCGAGCTGCATCTTGTCGATCCGTTCGGCGGCGAAAGCGAGGAGGCCGTCGGCGAAGACAAGATCGTCGCCCCGCTGCCCGGCACCGTGGTGGCGCTGCTCGCGGAAGTCGGCGCCAAGCTCGACAAGGGCGCGCCGATCCTCACGCTCGAAGTGATGAAGATGGAGCAGACCCTGCGCGCGCCGTTCGCCGGAACGTTGACGGCGGTGAAGTGCAAGGTCGGCGACATCGTCCAGGAAGGCGCCGAATTGGCCGATCTCGAGGCCGAGGAAGAATAG